Proteins co-encoded in one Methylobacterium sp. WL1 genomic window:
- the treS gene encoding maltose alpha-D-glucosyltransferase, whose translation MIDRSDPQWYRDAIIYQIHVKSFFDSNDDGIGDFEGLTRRLDYVRDLGVTAIWLMPFYPSPLRDDGYDIADYKGINPSYGTMEDFRAFVAAAHERGLRVITELVINHTSDQHPWFQAAREAPPGSPERDFYVWSDTDAPYKDTRIIFLDTESSNWTWDPVAKQYFWHRFYSHQPDLNFDNPKVLEAVIATMRYWLDMGVDGLRLDAIPYLIERDGTNCENLSETHDVIKAIRAALDVSYPDRMLLAEANQWPEETAQYFGDGDECHMAFHFPLMPRMYMAIAREDRHPITDIMRQTPEIPEGCQWAIFLRNHDELTLEMVTAEERDYLWSFYAAERRARINLGIRRRLAPLLENDRRKIELMKSLVLSMPGTPVLYYGDEIGMGDNIYLGDRDGVRTPMQWSPDRNGGFSKANPQRLFLPAIQDPIYGFDAINVEAQTQSQTSLLNWTRRMIAIRNNSVALGRGTIQFLYPSNRKVLAWIREHEDERILCVANLSRAPQAVQLDLSELRTAVPIELTGGTEFPPIGDLPYLLTLPSYGFYWFSLSAARSGAIGPQQEPPELFTLVLTGGIESLMSGRERVAFERTVVPPFLLSRRWFGAKGSRIRSVKVVDFAALKDVDGSARFLLPRLQVQLANGESHEYFMPVGVEEGREDETLLPFAVARVRRGPRTGLLYGAAGSNDFAACLIDDMRQGTEIPTESGRLVFSTTSAFDPDVTVDVADIRRLSAEQSNTSIAIGSKMMLKLLRRLQPGMHPEIEVGRFLTEQAGFSNTPALLGTLEHVAEDGTRTALAVLQKFVMNQGDAWTLMLEGLRRDFETVVLTPESEAASPEEAFQAHRPWADLLGRRTAEMHAAFAIETDDPAFAAEPFAEDDLAVLVRDARHQADRAFRALKGLVERGLDAGKPACAELGQRRAEVEALIEALSTEAPRGAHKIRIHGDYHLGQVLVSESDLIIVDFEGEPSRPADERRAKSMPLRDVAGLMRSFAYGAETVIREITVRFGDSEERARDAAKAWRGMIEAAFLAGYDAAAAGTRAAVTDPATRTRLLRLCLLTKALYEVDYEANNRPDWIEIPARGVLTILDTDGREPGETE comes from the coding sequence ATGATCGATCGCAGCGACCCGCAATGGTACCGTGACGCCATCATCTACCAGATCCACGTCAAGTCGTTCTTCGACTCGAACGACGACGGGATCGGTGATTTCGAGGGGCTGACCCGGCGGCTCGACTATGTCCGTGACCTCGGGGTCACGGCGATCTGGCTGATGCCGTTCTATCCCTCGCCGCTGCGCGACGACGGCTACGACATCGCCGATTACAAGGGCATCAACCCGTCCTACGGGACCATGGAGGACTTCAGGGCCTTCGTGGCGGCAGCGCACGAGCGCGGCCTGCGGGTGATCACCGAGCTCGTGATCAACCACACCAGCGACCAGCACCCCTGGTTCCAGGCGGCCCGCGAGGCGCCCCCCGGCTCGCCCGAGCGCGACTTCTACGTCTGGTCGGACACCGACGCGCCGTACAAGGACACGCGGATCATCTTCCTCGACACCGAGTCCTCGAACTGGACCTGGGACCCGGTCGCCAAGCAGTATTTCTGGCACCGGTTCTACAGCCACCAGCCGGACCTGAACTTCGACAACCCGAAGGTGCTGGAAGCCGTCATCGCGACGATGCGCTACTGGCTCGACATGGGCGTCGACGGCCTGCGGCTGGACGCGATCCCCTACCTGATCGAGCGCGACGGCACGAACTGCGAAAACCTGTCCGAAACGCACGACGTCATCAAGGCGATCCGGGCCGCCCTCGATGTCAGCTATCCCGACCGGATGCTGCTGGCCGAGGCCAACCAGTGGCCCGAGGAGACCGCCCAGTATTTCGGCGACGGCGACGAATGCCACATGGCGTTCCACTTCCCGCTGATGCCGCGGATGTACATGGCGATCGCCCGGGAGGACCGGCATCCGATCACCGACATCATGCGCCAGACCCCGGAGATCCCCGAGGGGTGCCAGTGGGCGATCTTCCTGCGGAATCACGACGAGCTGACGCTCGAGATGGTGACCGCCGAGGAGCGTGACTACCTCTGGTCGTTCTACGCCGCCGAGCGGCGCGCCCGGATCAACCTCGGCATCCGCCGCCGCCTCGCGCCGCTGCTGGAGAACGACCGGCGCAAGATCGAACTGATGAAGTCCCTCGTCCTGTCGATGCCCGGCACGCCGGTGCTCTACTACGGCGACGAGATCGGCATGGGCGACAACATCTATCTGGGCGACCGCGACGGCGTCCGCACGCCGATGCAATGGTCCCCGGACCGCAACGGCGGCTTCTCCAAGGCGAACCCGCAGCGGCTGTTCCTGCCGGCGATCCAGGACCCGATCTACGGCTTCGACGCGATCAACGTCGAGGCGCAGACCCAGTCGCAGACCAGCCTGCTGAACTGGACCCGGCGGATGATCGCCATCCGCAACAACAGCGTCGCGCTGGGCCGCGGCACGATCCAGTTCCTCTATCCCTCGAACCGCAAGGTCCTGGCCTGGATCCGCGAGCACGAGGACGAGCGGATCCTGTGCGTCGCCAACCTGTCGCGGGCCCCGCAGGCGGTGCAGCTCGACCTGTCGGAGCTGCGTACCGCGGTGCCGATCGAGCTCACCGGCGGCACCGAGTTCCCGCCGATCGGAGACCTGCCCTACCTGCTGACCCTGCCGTCCTACGGCTTCTACTGGTTCTCGTTGAGCGCCGCCCGCTCGGGCGCGATCGGCCCGCAGCAGGAGCCCCCGGAGCTGTTCACCCTGGTGCTCACCGGCGGCATCGAGAGCCTGATGTCCGGCCGTGAGCGCGTCGCCTTCGAGCGCACCGTGGTGCCGCCGTTCCTGCTGAGCCGGCGCTGGTTCGGCGCCAAGGGCTCGCGGATCCGGTCCGTGAAGGTGGTCGACTTCGCCGCCCTCAAGGACGTGGACGGCAGCGCCCGGTTCCTGCTGCCGCGGCTGCAGGTGCAGCTCGCCAACGGCGAGAGCCACGAATACTTCATGCCGGTCGGCGTGGAGGAGGGCCGCGAGGACGAGACGCTGCTGCCCTTCGCGGTGGCGCGGGTGCGCCGCGGGCCGCGGACCGGGCTGCTCTACGGGGCGGCCGGCTCCAACGACTTCGCGGCCTGCCTGATCGACGACATGCGCCAGGGCACCGAGATCCCGACCGAGAGCGGGCGGCTGGTCTTTTCCACCACGTCGGCCTTCGATCCGGACGTCACCGTGGACGTGGCCGACATCCGCCGGCTGTCGGCGGAGCAGAGCAACACCTCGATCGCCATCGGCTCGAAGATGATGCTCAAGCTGCTGCGCCGCCTGCAGCCGGGGATGCATCCCGAGATCGAGGTCGGGCGCTTCCTCACCGAGCAGGCGGGCTTCTCCAACACGCCCGCGCTGCTCGGCACGCTCGAGCACGTGGCCGAGGACGGCACCCGGACGGCGCTGGCGGTCCTGCAGAAGTTCGTCATGAACCAGGGCGACGCCTGGACGCTGATGCTGGAGGGCCTGCGCCGGGACTTCGAGACCGTCGTGCTCACCCCCGAGAGCGAGGCCGCCAGCCCCGAGGAGGCGTTCCAGGCCCACCGGCCCTGGGCCGACCTGCTCGGCCGGCGCACCGCCGAGATGCACGCCGCCTTCGCGATCGAGACCGACGACCCGGCCTTCGCGGCCGAGCCGTTCGCCGAGGACGACCTGGCGGTGCTCGTCCGGGACGCGCGCCACCAGGCCGATCGGGCCTTCCGGGCGCTCAAGGGCCTGGTCGAGCGCGGCCTCGATGCCGGCAAGCCCGCCTGCGCGGAGCTGGGTCAGCGGCGGGCCGAGGTCGAGGCGCTGATCGAGGCGCTGTCCACCGAGGCGCCGCGCGGGGCCCACAAGATCCGCATCCACGGCGACTATCACCTGGGTCAGGTGCTGGTTTCCGAGAGCGACCTGATCATCGTCGACTTCGAGGGCGAGCCCTCCCGCCCGGCCGACGAGCGGCGGGCGAAGTCGATGCCGCTGCGCGACGTCGCCGGCCTGATGCGCTCCTTCGCGTACGGGGCCGAGACCGTGATCCGCGAGATCACCGTCCGGTTCGGCGATTCCGAGGAGCGGGCGCGGGACGCGGCCAAGGCGTGGCGCGGCATGATCGAGGCGGCCTTCCTGGCCGGCTACGACGCGGCCGCGGCGGGGACGCGGGCGGCCGTGACCGACCCGGCCACCCGGACGCGGCTGCTGCGCCTCTGCCTGCTGACCAAGGCCCTCTACGAAGTCGATTACGAGGCCAACAACCGGCCGGACTGGATCGAAATCCCCGCCCGAGGGGTTCTCACCATTCTGGACACGGACGGCCGCGAGCCCGGAGAAACTGAATGA
- the glgB gene encoding 1,4-alpha-glucan branching protein GlgB — MTAIDETFAPRNDPEAAGARNADVPNSGAASAPAGSHPDAIAALMSANHGDPFSVLGPHRVGPNAWEVRAVLPEARSAALVTSAHTVPFEKRHPDGFYVARIEGEGRPLYEIEVEFWDGTKRRRFDPYGFGSSIEPYDVATLREVGTNLVYRMLGAQSGQLDGIDGFRFAVWAPNARKVSVVGDFNEWDGRRHPMRLWQEGGIWEVFVPGLKAGERYKFEIRGPDGALIPLKADPVAFAAQHPPETASVTHGTGEFDWRDAGWMTTRGAKDPRHTAISIYEVHLGSWARVPEEGNRYLTYKELGERLIPYVKDMGFTHIEMLPITEFPFDGSWGYQPVSLFAPTSRFGTPEDFAAFVDTAHEAGIGVMLDWVPGHFPLDAHGLGLFDGTHLYEHADPRQGFHQDWGTYIYNFGRTEVATFLAANARFWLEHYHLDGLRVDAVASMLYLDYSRRQGEWIPNRYGGNENLDAIDFLRKTNEATYSHAPGTITVAEESTSWPGVSHPTYTGGLGFGFKWNMGWMHDTLKYVSEDPIHRRYHHHNLTFGLLYAFSENFILPLSHDEVVHGKGSLLGKMPGDRWQKFANLRAYFGFMWGHPGKKLLFMGGEFGQEREWNHDISLDWHLLDDPLHKGVKDVVRDLNRLYVSTPALHTRDVEATGFQWLVADDQDNSVIAWARKGAKPGEVAIVVSNFTPIPREGYRVGVPEAGFYREAFNSDAGVYGGSNLGNNGGRHTDAEAAHGQAQFLSLTLPPLATMIFLLER, encoded by the coding sequence ATGACGGCGATCGACGAGACCTTCGCACCGCGGAACGACCCGGAAGCGGCGGGCGCGCGGAACGCGGATGTCCCGAACTCCGGAGCCGCCTCGGCGCCGGCGGGCTCCCATCCGGACGCGATCGCCGCGCTGATGTCCGCCAACCACGGCGACCCGTTCTCGGTGCTCGGCCCCCACCGGGTCGGCCCGAACGCCTGGGAGGTCCGCGCCGTCCTGCCCGAGGCGCGCTCCGCCGCCCTGGTGACGAGCGCGCACACCGTGCCGTTCGAGAAGCGGCACCCGGACGGGTTCTACGTCGCCCGGATCGAGGGCGAGGGCCGGCCGCTCTACGAGATCGAGGTCGAGTTCTGGGACGGGACCAAGCGGCGCCGCTTCGACCCCTACGGCTTCGGCTCCTCGATCGAGCCCTACGACGTCGCGACCCTGCGGGAGGTCGGCACCAACCTGGTCTACCGGATGCTCGGCGCCCAGTCGGGGCAGCTCGACGGCATCGACGGCTTCCGCTTCGCCGTGTGGGCGCCCAACGCCCGCAAGGTCAGCGTCGTCGGCGACTTCAACGAGTGGGACGGGCGGCGCCACCCGATGCGCCTGTGGCAGGAAGGCGGGATCTGGGAGGTGTTCGTGCCCGGCCTCAAGGCCGGTGAGCGCTACAAGTTCGAGATCCGCGGCCCCGACGGCGCCCTGATCCCGCTCAAGGCCGACCCGGTCGCCTTCGCGGCACAGCACCCGCCGGAGACGGCCTCGGTCACCCACGGGACGGGGGAGTTCGACTGGCGCGATGCCGGCTGGATGACGACCCGCGGCGCCAAGGATCCGCGCCACACCGCGATCTCGATCTACGAGGTCCATCTCGGCTCCTGGGCGCGGGTGCCCGAGGAGGGCAACCGCTACCTCACCTACAAGGAGCTGGGCGAACGGCTGATCCCCTACGTCAAGGATATGGGCTTCACCCATATCGAGATGCTGCCGATCACCGAGTTCCCGTTCGACGGTTCCTGGGGCTACCAGCCGGTCTCGCTGTTCGCCCCGACCAGCCGCTTCGGCACGCCCGAGGATTTCGCGGCCTTCGTGGACACCGCCCACGAGGCCGGCATCGGCGTGATGCTCGACTGGGTGCCCGGCCACTTCCCGCTGGACGCGCACGGGCTCGGCTTGTTCGACGGCACGCACCTCTACGAGCACGCCGACCCGCGCCAGGGTTTCCACCAGGATTGGGGCACCTACATCTACAATTTCGGCCGGACCGAGGTCGCGACCTTCCTGGCCGCCAACGCCCGGTTCTGGCTGGAGCACTACCACCTCGACGGCCTGCGGGTGGATGCCGTGGCCTCGATGCTCTACCTCGACTATTCGCGCCGGCAGGGCGAGTGGATCCCGAACCGCTACGGCGGCAACGAGAACCTCGACGCCATCGACTTCCTGCGCAAGACCAACGAGGCGACCTACAGCCACGCCCCCGGCACCATCACGGTGGCGGAGGAATCGACCTCCTGGCCGGGGGTCTCGCACCCGACCTACACGGGCGGCCTCGGCTTCGGCTTCAAGTGGAACATGGGCTGGATGCACGACACGTTGAAATACGTGTCGGAGGATCCGATCCACCGCCGCTACCACCACCACAACCTGACCTTCGGGCTGCTCTACGCCTTCTCGGAGAACTTCATCCTGCCGCTCTCCCACGACGAGGTCGTGCACGGGAAGGGCTCGCTGCTCGGCAAGATGCCGGGCGACCGCTGGCAGAAATTCGCGAACCTGCGCGCCTATTTCGGCTTCATGTGGGGGCATCCCGGCAAGAAGCTGCTGTTCATGGGCGGCGAGTTCGGCCAGGAGCGGGAGTGGAACCACGACATCAGCTTGGACTGGCACCTGCTCGACGATCCCCTGCACAAGGGCGTCAAGGACGTGGTGCGGGACCTCAACCGGCTCTACGTCTCGACCCCGGCCCTCCACACCCGGGACGTCGAGGCGACCGGGTTCCAGTGGCTGGTGGCCGACGACCAGGACAACAGCGTCATCGCCTGGGCCCGCAAGGGCGCCAAGCCGGGCGAGGTCGCGATCGTGGTGTCGAACTTCACTCCGATTCCCCGGGAGGGCTACCGGGTCGGCGTGCCGGAGGCGGGTTTTTACCGCGAGGCGTTCAACTCGGACGCGGGGGTCTACGGCGGCTCGAACCTCGGCAACAACGGCGGCCGCCACACCGACGCGGAGGCGGCCCACGGCCAGGCGCAGTTCCTGTCGCTGACCCTGCCGCCGCTGGCGACGATGATTTTTTTGCTGGAGCGGTGA
- the glgA gene encoding glycogen synthase GlgA: MHDARRGGFCADEAFGEGGGAAAQFTNPAWPASLRRRILYATPEMADFVKTGGLGEVSAALPRALVPHYDIRVLIPGYRQVRAAFPDIPVVARLEGFAGVPPCDLGLVEAADGLRIYVLLAPDLYERDGTPYGDANGDFGDNDLRFARLSLAAAEIAAGADSDWAADLLHLNDWQAALAPAYLAWRGRRIPSVLTIHNLAYQGLFPRDSLGRLGVPDSAFQVDGAEFYGQLSFLKAGIFYASQVTTVSETYAREIQTPEMGCGLDGLLRTRAGQGRLAGILNGIDETWDPSTDPHLATRFEVDDWKGKRANAEAVRQQFGLAVSRGPLFAIVSRLVHQKGIDLSLQAAEAIVAEGGQLVVIGQGEGRFEQALRGLSKRHPDAVGVHVGFEEAQARRMFAGSDFLLMPSRFEPCGLAQMYAQRFGSLPIVHRTGGLADTVEDGVTGFTFAEASAPAFGSAVRRAFEAFGQKKRLNAMRRRAMAARFGWDQAADSYAGLYARAMGNSPALRWRAA, encoded by the coding sequence ATGCACGACGCGCGTCGCGGCGGTTTCTGCGCGGATGAAGCCTTCGGCGAAGGCGGCGGTGCCGCAGCGCAGTTCACCAACCCGGCCTGGCCGGCCTCGCTGCGCCGCCGCATCCTGTACGCCACCCCGGAGATGGCCGACTTCGTGAAGACCGGCGGCCTCGGCGAGGTCTCGGCCGCCCTGCCCCGGGCCCTGGTGCCGCATTACGACATCCGCGTCCTGATCCCCGGCTACCGCCAGGTCCGGGCCGCGTTCCCCGACATCCCGGTGGTCGCCCGGCTCGAGGGCTTCGCGGGCGTACCCCCCTGCGACCTCGGCCTGGTCGAGGCCGCCGACGGCCTGCGCATCTACGTCCTGCTGGCCCCCGACCTGTACGAGCGCGACGGCACGCCCTACGGCGACGCGAACGGCGATTTCGGCGACAACGACCTGCGCTTCGCCCGCCTGAGCCTCGCGGCCGCGGAGATCGCCGCCGGCGCCGATTCGGACTGGGCCGCCGACCTGCTGCACCTCAACGACTGGCAGGCGGCCCTCGCCCCGGCCTACCTGGCCTGGCGCGGCCGGCGCATCCCGAGCGTGCTGACGATCCACAACCTCGCCTATCAGGGGCTGTTCCCCCGCGACAGCCTGGGCCGCCTCGGCGTGCCGGATTCGGCGTTCCAGGTCGACGGCGCGGAGTTCTACGGCCAGCTGTCGTTCCTCAAGGCCGGCATCTTCTACGCCTCGCAGGTCACCACGGTGAGCGAGACCTACGCTCGGGAGATCCAGACGCCCGAGATGGGCTGCGGGCTCGACGGGCTGCTGCGCACCCGCGCCGGGCAGGGGCGGCTGGCCGGGATCCTCAACGGCATCGACGAGACCTGGGATCCGAGCACCGACCCGCACCTCGCCACCCGGTTCGAGGTCGACGACTGGAAGGGCAAGCGCGCCAACGCCGAGGCGGTGCGCCAGCAATTCGGCCTCGCGGTCTCCCGCGGGCCACTCTTCGCCATCGTGTCGCGCCTGGTGCACCAGAAGGGCATCGACTTGAGCCTGCAGGCGGCGGAGGCGATCGTGGCCGAGGGCGGACAGCTCGTGGTGATCGGCCAGGGCGAGGGCCGGTTCGAGCAGGCCCTGCGCGGCCTGTCGAAGCGCCACCCGGACGCGGTCGGCGTGCATGTCGGCTTCGAGGAGGCCCAGGCACGGCGGATGTTCGCCGGCAGCGACTTCCTGCTGATGCCCTCGCGGTTCGAGCCGTGCGGGCTGGCCCAAATGTACGCCCAGCGCTTCGGCTCGCTGCCGATCGTGCACCGCACCGGGGGCCTCGCCGACACGGTGGAGGACGGGGTGACCGGCTTCACCTTCGCGGAGGCCTCGGCCCCGGCGTTCGGGTCGGCGGTCCGCCGGGCGTTCGAGGCGTTCGGCCAGAAGAAGCGCCTCAACGCCATGCGCCGGCGCGCCATGGCCGCCCGGTTCGGCTGGGACCAGGCCGCCGACAGCTACGCCGGCCTCTACGCCCGCGCCATGGGCAACAGCCCGGCGCTGCGCTGGCGCGCCGCGTAG
- a CDS encoding alpha-amylase family glycosyl hydrolase, producing MTETVWWKRGTVYQVYPRSFQDTNGDGVGDLAGITARLDYLAWLGVDAVWISPVYPSPMADFGYDVADYCGIDPLFGTLADFDALIAEAHRRKLKVILDFVPNHSSIAHPWFAESRSSRSSPQRDWYIWRDPAPGGGPPNNWVSNFGGPAWTLDAATGQYYYHAFLAEQPDLNWRNPAVRAAMHDALRFWLDRGVDGFRVDVIWHLMKDAGFRDNPANPDYAPGTPEINRFTQVYSADRPEVFDVIAGMRAVLRRYGERVLIGEIYLPIERLVAYYGPDLTGADLPFNFQLIQTPWRADAVADLVAQYEAALPEGGWPNWVLGNHDQPRIAARVGEAQARIAAMLLLTLRGTPTLYYGDEIGLGRVAIPPGRARDPWERNEPGHGRDPERTPMQWDEAPQAGFSAGEPWLPLSEDWATRNVEAQRSDPGSMLTLHRRLLALRRDHPALCVGDYRGLPVEAEAVFAYERCADGTCLRVILNFGGDPHSLSLPEGDWTVLLSTLPGRAGASVGAPLALGPAEGVILRRT from the coding sequence ATGACCGAGACCGTCTGGTGGAAGCGCGGGACCGTCTACCAGGTCTATCCGCGCTCGTTCCAGGATACGAACGGCGACGGGGTCGGCGACCTGGCGGGGATCACGGCGCGGCTCGACTACCTCGCCTGGCTCGGGGTGGACGCGGTGTGGATCTCGCCGGTCTACCCCTCGCCCATGGCGGATTTCGGCTACGACGTCGCCGATTACTGCGGCATCGACCCGTTGTTCGGCACGCTGGCCGATTTCGACGCGCTCATCGCCGAGGCCCATCGGCGCAAGCTGAAGGTGATCCTGGACTTCGTGCCCAACCACTCGTCGATCGCGCATCCGTGGTTCGCGGAGAGCCGGTCGTCGCGCTCCAGCCCGCAGCGGGACTGGTACATCTGGCGCGACCCGGCCCCGGGGGGCGGTCCGCCGAACAACTGGGTGTCGAATTTCGGAGGCCCGGCCTGGACGCTGGATGCGGCCACCGGCCAGTACTACTACCACGCCTTCCTGGCCGAGCAGCCGGACCTGAACTGGCGCAACCCCGCCGTCCGGGCGGCGATGCACGACGCGCTCCGGTTCTGGCTGGACCGCGGGGTCGACGGGTTCCGGGTCGACGTGATCTGGCACCTGATGAAGGACGCCGGATTCCGCGACAACCCGGCCAATCCCGACTACGCGCCGGGCACGCCCGAGATCAACCGCTTCACCCAGGTCTATTCCGCCGACCGCCCGGAGGTGTTCGACGTCATCGCCGGGATGCGGGCGGTGCTGCGCCGGTACGGCGAGCGGGTGCTGATCGGCGAGATCTACCTGCCGATCGAGCGGCTGGTGGCCTATTACGGCCCCGACCTCACCGGCGCCGACCTGCCCTTCAACTTCCAGCTGATCCAGACCCCGTGGCGGGCCGACGCGGTCGCCGACCTCGTGGCCCAGTACGAGGCGGCTCTGCCCGAGGGCGGCTGGCCGAACTGGGTGCTGGGCAACCACGACCAGCCGCGGATCGCCGCCCGGGTGGGCGAGGCCCAGGCTCGCATCGCCGCGATGCTGCTGCTGACGTTGCGCGGCACCCCGACCCTCTATTACGGCGACGAGATCGGGCTCGGCCGCGTCGCGATCCCGCCGGGGCGCGCCCGGGACCCCTGGGAGCGCAACGAGCCCGGCCACGGCCGCGACCCGGAGCGGACCCCGATGCAATGGGACGAGGCCCCGCAGGCCGGCTTCTCGGCCGGGGAGCCGTGGCTGCCGCTCTCGGAGGATTGGGCCACCCGCAACGTCGAGGCCCAGCGCTCGGATCCCGGCTCGATGCTGACCCTGCACCGGCGGCTCCTGGCGCTGCGGCGCGACCACCCGGCGCTCTGCGTGGGCGACTACCGGGGCCTGCCGGTCGAGGCCGAGGCCGTGTTCGCCTACGAGCGCTGCGCCGACGGCACGTGCCTGCGCGTGATCCTGAACTTCGGCGGCGATCCGCACAGCCTGTCCCTGCCCGAGGGCGACTGGACGGTGCTGCTCTCGACGCTTCCCGGCCGGGCGGGGGCGAGCGTCGGCGCGCCCCTGGCGCTCGGGCCTGCCGAGGGGGTGATCCTGCGCCGCACCTGA